The Lactuca sativa cultivar Salinas chromosome 2, Lsat_Salinas_v11, whole genome shotgun sequence genome includes the window tatgaactcggcgagtaaggtcgacctggaaggttgactttgaccttgagaaggactttgagcagagttgacttagtttgattTATGGAGGAAAATTTaggactaagtgttattttggtattgatagctcggggagcaagaggagcagcggttcggaGAGTTGTCGGATAGCAATCAGGAGGGTATCAGCAAGAGCTTcaacagtgcaaggtgagtctcctcactgtctGAAtcggtctaaggccacaatatcGGTCCATGTAGTTTATGAGtaagaagacccaggggttagccctaggcactgtatgctagtatgatgTCCGAAGCAAGGTCCGATGCAAGCCTAGTGCCCGAGGCAAGTTTATGTGTATGATATTCCAGACCAAGGTTTGATGATCGGGTAAGCCCGATGTATgctgcatgttagattatacttgttgtctgtgggatacttgtatgtgcctggtagggaggtgagtgtgggcgaggacccgtatctcatcactagcagagtatggacggggttccgtatctcattagtagtagagcaggggcgaggcccaagataggataggagtgagtgtgggcggggcccatatcccACTAACAGCAGGAGCTTGGATGGGGTTCCATGGCTCATCCGTAGCAGGACAGGGGCGGGGCCTAAGATAGGAGTGGCCTTAGAATAAGATATATATGGTATAtttagtttatgtgttatgtgttatggttatatgtttgtaaatgtttagCGGTCAAGGCCCAGAGACAGGCATGGCCTAAGAGAAATAGATCTATATACCGAGCgcggctcgaagccaggcggggttTGATGCCAGATTCTACCGgagtcgggcggggcccaatgtagcgggcgaggccctatgCTTGCAGTATGTgattgtgtatggtatgtggtagtttggggaactcactaagctttgtgcttatggtttttaattttggtttcaggtacttccgttagcggagggaagagttcggggtgatcgcatggcacacaccattgtttaTTTAAgcatgggatgttttactctgataattgaTATACATTGATATGATGTTTGATATACTATGACATGTGTGTTGGATAACTCTGGTTTACCtaatggttttaaatgaaatttttgggtcgtgtttttgggatgtcacaATTTTTGACATATAAGTATACCCTAATTCTTGATGTCACTATATACATGATTGTGCCAAATGGAAAAGAGGCCAATGAGCCCACCatatgaaatgaaattgataaagTAATTTATGagaaaaaagtaaataaaacaaaatatagttGAACTTAATTAGAAAGAACTTAGTCTTAAGgaaaaaataaaactaataataaagaCACTTGAATAATGGGGAGGTTACGGTGAAATTTTTTTGTTCGATCACATCAACTTGTAGGCAAATTAAGGAAAGGTAGAGAATGTATATCTTACAAAATTTGGCACACAAATATAAGTATCTTATTTCTTAATTATTTCTTGTTATTtttaacatccaaaaaatactaataaattttttcatttttaaaccatcaAATACGCATAATCTTTCTTCCAAAATCGATCAAAGTAAAATTCATCACAATCATCAGAGTAAAATAACAATCACCAGTATGGAAAATCATCAGAGGAAGTTGTGTAGTCAAGCTGGCTCATTCCCtttggaactagaagtacctgaaaatgtttaaacaACAAAACTatgagcacaaagcttagtaaattccccaagataccacataacatacataacatccGCCCTACCCACATATTAGGTCGCGTCCATAACACAAACATGCCTAACCCAACATACAAACGGGACCAACCCAACACataatgcaagagtcacaaagataactagcatcctacatagtatagtgagaagactcacctcacagacaTAGTCAACAACTAACATGTCTTACATCCAATGAATCAGGTGCTACACACCTCCTAATAAACTGTTCAAGGTAAACCTTTAGTCCACATTATGAAACTAGCCAATTGGCCTAAAAGTCAAtaaggtcaaaagtcaacggtcaaagtcaacataagcTGACTCTCACGTCGTGACAAACCCTAGGTCATATCGTAGGAAAATGAACTCGACCCTATCACAAACTTGGTCGCGATCCAACTAAGTCATGATCCCAGTTACTGTTATGTCGTGATGGTCAGGCCACCACGTCGTAACATAATTTATCCAAAATAACCAAGAAACCCGCAAGCGTCACGTCGTGACGAGGAGGCTGTCATGTCGTGAAACTGGGCTTTCCTCAGCTTAATGGATTCATCTCTCCATCTATAAATCCATCCACCCATTTCTTCCAGAAGGCTTGCTAACGTCTAATACAACCTAAAGATTGATCATTTTTTAGCCATGCATGTCTATTGTAAGTCTAAAGCTCAAACTAGGTCAAAAATGGAGAAACAACACCAAGAATCTCATGCATGGGTTCAATACACTAGCAAAATTCAGATATGAACCTTATGTACTTCAAGGGACCTcaaggacccataaagttgctaactttatggaatccCACCATTCCAACTAACTCATACATGAAGAAAAGGggacaaaaccctagatctagcaaaaTAGAACAATAAAGTTTGGATATTAAAAGCTTACAAAGATCCAAAGATGCCCAAATGAAGTCCTAAAGCTTGCCAAGAAGCTCACAATACCACCAAAGCCTTCTTCTTCCAACAAAAGCCACCAAAAACACAAAGACGAGATAAAAAATGGAGGAGaggggattagggtttcttcaagaGGGTTTAGGAGGCGATGGAGGCCGAGGGTGGAGAAAACGCTAGccctcacttcctttaaatagggtctaagtccataaattagggtttgcccttgATCAATTGTCATGTAGTGGCCAACATGGTGTCACTTTGTGACACTTAAATGAGACTCACCTCTCTTGCGGTCACGTCATGTGGTGACAATGTTTCCCCCACATTGTGACCCACTCAAAACTCATAATTCACTTAAAATTCCATACCTCGaggatccggatgttacattatttataaaaaaatataagggATATTCTAATAGTTGTGATTATATTGGAACTATTTAGTTAGGGAGGTTTGATTGACTAGCCTCATTCATCATGCTTATTTATACTATATTATGCATTATAATCTTGTTTAATTTATGTATAAAGGGATAGTTTGATTTGTTTTGAGTGATTTGGTTAGTATAGAAATTCAAGTGAAAATGACAAGAAAATGAAGCTAAAGAGAAAAACCATATGCCTAACGAACTCATCTcaaaaacatctttatcaaaaggTATCCTCGAAGCTATGTAACCGTCcatgatgatttttttttatcacaTACAATATGCACTTTCTTCCGAGGCATTCTTGATAACTTTGGGGCATCCTAGACTGATGGAGATTTTTGGtgtgtttaattatttttaaagctATAAAAGGAGATATTATGATCCCATTTAGCCTACCTTTCATCCTAAACTTCTAGATGCGATTTTTAGAGAACTTAATATTATTTTGAAGATCCCAAACACCTTTAGAATTAATGGAAAATACCATTCAATCCCTTATTCCTCACAATTCTTCACTCGTTCAATCTACCAAATCCATGAAGAATTCTACCTTGATAAAATTGCATTTCTTAAAGACACAAAAGTCTAAGTTAATTTGAGACTGCTTTTGGTGAGATTACCATGATATTACATCCGTTTTCCTTGATTATCACTTTGATTCTAACCAAATATTATTTCACTATTATGATATGAACATTATAAAGCATTTGCATAATAGTAaactcttttgtttttttttaaattttattgctTTAGTTGTAAGACATTGTGGAATCGACCTGACTTTCCATACCTACTTAGGTTTTGTTGGTTATTTTTTATCCTATAATGACACACAATGAGTTGTTTCCCGAGGATCACTCATCCGTCAAAGCATGCACGGGTAGCAGCAACATCATCGTGAATTTTGATGCCAAAAAACTCCAAACGAAACACAAACGGGTGTCTAGACTCTTATCTCCCCTTTGACATCAACATGGAAACAAAGAAACTTGGTAAGTTCGCATCCTCCACTATATTATACACAAGAGAAGCTACCAACTCAACAAATGCACACGCATATACGAATTTGTTTGACCTTCATGAGGTTCACCGAAAACACTCCTATTCTCTCATTGTTTTCTTCATTAGACATCATGAAAGAACCAAAAAATATCCATAAAGAAATCTAACGTAAGAAAACCACCGGAGTTTACCGCcattttttccttctctctcgttTAGCCCTTTGTGTCACATTCTTCAAGAAATTTAAGATGTGTCTATCAAAAAGAGACAGCCCTAATAACCATTAGACATTTGTATTTTTATACACCATTACAACAATTCCCTTGAGCTTAATTGAGAACTACAAAATTGCAATGATAACTTTTAATAAACAATTCAATTTAATTATATAATGCCTTTTGTACGGTTACATTTAATTACAGTGTTCcattaaaagaaagaaaagaacgAGAAAGAAATATGGAGAGAAAAGAAAGGAGGGAGAAAAAGTTGTATTTTGGTGTTTCCaattagaaagaaaaaaagaacaagataatatcatcctttatattattttgttttgttttgtttttttcttctttgtttccAAAAAATAATATTAGGAACAAGATAATTTCCTTTTTATCTCTAATTCTCTTCACTTccatttttcttttctttaagtTGGATTCGAAAACAGGTGTCTCATGCTGAATCTTCTAATTTGTATAGGATTCAAAAACAAGGTGTCTCATGCTCAATCTTCTAATTTGTATAAAATGGCGATATGTATACAAATGATTaaaaatcatttcaaacatcCAAACACATTAACTTCTTACCAGAATTACCCAAACAATAATTATATTTTGTCCAAAATAATAATAGTACATTGATTTTATAAATTTGATCGACCCCGAGAGCATTTACAATACTAGGACTTGTAAATtatattgggctaaaaatgtttGATGGAACGTCTAGCTCAGCTAGTTATTTTTCGAGCCCATTTCTTGTACCCAAACTCATAAAACTCAAGTTGAACGAGCACAAGCTCGAATAGCTAATAAATACTTTGGACTGATTTTATGTTTAGATCATTGAACTTTCAGTTAGCCTTTTATTTAAACTTcgacttttcttcttcttctttttccttttttttaagcATTAGACAAACAGGAATCAAACATTTCATATTCTGATAAATTTGAGTGACACTGCTACAAATTGAAACCTTATGAGTAGTTTGCAAGTTTCCACTGGCATATTATTTTGCAATGCGAATTTGAGGACAAAAAAATTCGTAGGTGCTGCTCAAATGAATTGCAACTTATGTCAAGAATCATTGATCCTTTTACATTGTATTTCCCAATTTTGGAAATGTTCTGATTGACAAATTAACAAATCAAGCCACAAGCCACATGAAGAACATTGACCAAAGGGTCAGTGTCACAGACGCCAAACCATAAGCCCACAACATAATCACTGAACATTCACTCTCACCAACTCCAAATAACTGTGTTATTGTACCTATCAAtaccatattaaaaaaaaaaaaaaattcacaactttatcattaaaataaaagaaaaacagaTAAAAGATATCTCAAAAACTTGAAGTCTCGTAAGTCGTACCAATGTTCATAGCAGGTGGAAGCGCAAACTGTAGGAGAAGAACAAATAGGTAAAGAGGATCTGCATGCACTAAGCCCACATAAAGCGCTCCTTTCACAATTAAAATGCCAAAAAGTGGCAACAAAACTAACCGAACTGCTACGATTCCTAGCACAATTGGTAACGAGACACGAGATGATCCTTTCAAACCTGAAAATTGTCTCTACTAATATTAACCAACTGatcaatacataaaaaaaaaactcaatttaTAATCTAAATTTTACCTTTCAAGAGGTTAGCACCCAAAATCAATGTCATGGTTGGGATTGCTGCATCCCTAGCACAACATGGGGGATAGGATATGTTAGTGTTAACTAAGTTTCTTTTTGTGGTGGGTCCTATGATCCCATTTCATAATTGGACCCACAAAATGGAAGAGAAATTCATGGGACCACAACGTGTTTGAATGTAACTTTTGAGATATTATGAGCTTTtaggttttgtttttatttaattttaaaattttaaaagctAACAACTACTTTTGCCGAATACTTCTGCACAAATAAAAGCTACTGCTTCGAGCTAGTTTTGCCAAACACATCATAATTGAAAAATATGGACATGGTTTAGAAAACTATACCCTATTAACGATGCAGAATCTTGTATCACCCGCAGAGGAGCAGTGGTGCCTATTAATAGCCTGCGCATTGGAGCGATTGTTCCCACAAGGAAACCCACAATCTTTATGATTCAAAAGAAACAGTTAGTTACATGTATGTGTGTATATACGTTTTAGGTTAGGTTAAATAATGAGAAAATGACTTAATAAGGTAGTATACTTTTTATTTTGTACAATTTAgtcattgatttttttttgtcaacATTTGactatttaatttataatttttttgtacatatttggtCCTTATAACTGACTACTCTATGTTAAGCTGGGAAAATGACTCAATAGAGTAATATAAATTTCAATTTGTACACATCTATTCCTTAatgtttttgtacatatttaatcCTTATAACTGATTTTTTTTTTGCTCACAACATCCTACATGGGATAATCATTAGTGATGTGTTCTTTCGTCCATCACTTATATTAGTAGCCTAATTCACGAATCAGTCAAATAATGTTACCCTATTAGGTCATTTCCCGGCTTAAGCTAAAGTATAAAGATTGAATTTGTACAAAAAAAACAAGTTAAATGGTTAAATGTGGACAACAAAAATTCAAtaactaaatgtatacaaaataGGAGTATATTACCttgttaagtcattttcccttaaaTAATACACAACAAGGGTCGGTGTATACCGCTCCATTGGTTGATGGTGCGAACAACGCCTTTAAGTTAACCCGTCTTGAAAAGTTCCCCAAATGTTGCTTCATTTTATCTAATATCACCTGATTCATATAAAGTTCTAAATTTTTTTGTAATTTCATATCAGACATGGATCACTCCAATAAAAGCAAAAAATCAACCTTCAATGTTCCCTTCGTGTTAACAGTAGATGAAGATGATGGAAGCAAGGTTTCAGTCAAATCCTCTTTCATGGTTTCTGTCTCTTTGACAACATTGTTATCAGAGTCTTGAGGATGATCCGAGAATACCCGTACTAGGTTGTACACATAAGTCCACAAATATACCGCTCCAATCTGGAGAATGTACATTTGTTATGAAAGAGTTTATATAAACAAATAATCATCTAGAAATTTCAATGTAAAAGTACATACTGCCAAAGATAATGAAGCATAAGCCATGGCATACTCATGGCAAACATCAGGATCACCAAAGGGACTTCCTTTCTCTTTGCATACAGCTGGGATTATAATCAAAGGCAAGTTTCCCATGTTTCCTATCATTCATAATCAAGatccaaaaattttaaaaatttgtcAACTGATAggagtttatttatttatgttcttaatataaattttatatatattcatCAGGATGCAAGCAATTTACCAGCTGCACATGCACCAAGGATGAGGCCCTTTAGATGTTTAGGTGGTTTCGTGATTATCAAAAGCAACCATCCAAGTGCTGACCCAATTATGAATGTAATAAGAATATTCACAGGCATAAACCACCTGAAGTTTTTAATATAACAGTTAATCTCTAAAGAATGACAACAGAATTAAGAACCCATTGAAGAAAAATTACATAGAAATGATGCTTTCGAGAGTGATTGTTCTAGCAAGATTGTTGCCCACAAGTGCTGGACTGAACACAAAGAACACAATCTGATCAAATAGGAAGGAGTATTATGAGTCACATATTTAGAAAATCGtatatttaatcatatttagGTTTTTCTTTAATCGGCAAAGGCTAAAAAGAGACTCGAAATTAGAGCCATGAAATCAAAACCTTTGTATACTAGTCCAATGATCAGAAAAATCCAATCTTTAATCAAATAGGCAACTTTCTTGAACATGGGTATTTGAATTCCATAAGAAAAACTGAATCTTCCATTAAACTACCAAGATTTTGTACTATTAGTAAGCTTAAGAAAAAGGGACCACGAAAATGCAGGGAGGACTAGTCCTAATGTGCAATATCGACTTGTACATTACAAGTCAACAATGCACAACCGACGATTTCTAACTTGAATTGTGGACGTATGCTTTCTTGAATAATTAAAGGAATTTTAAAGACTTACATTATTGACTTGCTTCCTTGTAGTTTGTCCCAAGATATCAATAGAATCCAGGGCAAGAAATGAGCCAAGTGCAGTAACTATAAGAACTTTGAGAATAGGAGTAGAAGCAGcagaaaacagatctagaaacCCCATCTGTTAAACAAACGGTTTTCAGAAATCGCAAAAAAGGAAAACAACAATCTAAATCTGATTACAGTTGTGTGAAATCAAAGAACtggtatatataaaaaaaagttaacgAACTGAAATTCTAGGTATCATCATTATATTAAAAGACAACATAATACATGCATGATGCATGACAGCATGAGCTAGCAAAGCATGCTTAGAGATATTGAAACTTCAAGAAAGCAATCGGTCATATTTTATTGATAATTGTGAAAGCATCAGAACAACAAAACAAGGGAAAAAGATTGTTACCTCAAGATGGTGTTGTAATCAAAGGCAGCCCTTTTCTATAAATTTAGAACAAGTAAGTATCAAATATGCAACAAAAAGTTCATTAACATTCCATTAGAACGGTAGTTAATGTGGAATAAGATATGAAACAAAAAATTCCTTTGGGTTTTTGGGAACTCGCTACTTCATGGATGGATGAATCAATAATAAGAGACAAACCCACATAAAAATTTTGATTCAAAGAAATTATTGTTCAATTCTAAACTTTTAGTGGGAGATAAGGACGAAGAATCAAGAATATTATAAGAAAACAACAAGGTTCAGAGAATACGATACGATTGCTGtcaaacttattattattattaatatttttttttcttattttttcgaTATTTGAATGTGtgttttggttttggaaaatGACGCAACGGAGTACAACGTATTTTGATTTTACTATtttaactaggtgtgagacctcagtattatacgggttgatttaaaaaaagattgaacattaaattaaagtgtaaataaaagatattttttaatgtacaactttaaaaaagaaaggaaaaaacatatttattgcaacttaatattatatatatatatatatatatatatatatatatatatatatatatatatatatatatatatatatatataatactttacatatataagtatatgactttaatgttaaaaattgaaacaaatcaaaaattgacaaATGGATAATATTTGTTtcaaaaatactacaaaatgacaagtgtcaaaactcatgaaagattgacatgtggcaaaaaaaaactttcatttattaaggaggatctctaaagagttttttttttttttttttttttttttttttttttttt containing:
- the LOC111916005 gene encoding protein PIN-LIKES 3 isoform X2; translated protein: MWFMPVNILITFIIGSALGWLLLIITKPPKHLKGLILGACAAGNMGNLPLIIIPAVCKEKGSPFGDPDVCHEYAMAYASLSLAIGAVYLWTYVYNLVRVFSDHPQDSDNNVVKETETMKEDLTETLLPSSSSTVNTKGTLKVILDKMKQHLGNFSRRVNLKALFAPSTNGAIVGFLVGTIAPMRRLLIGTTAPLRVIQDSASLIGDAAIPTMTLILGANLLKGLKGSSRVSLPIVLGIVAVRLVLLPLFGILIVKGALYVGLVHADPLYLFVLLLQFALPPAMNIGTITQLFGVGESECSVIMLWAYGLASVTLTLWSMFFMWLVA
- the LOC111916005 gene encoding protein PIN-LIKES 3 isoform X1; protein product: MGFLDLFSAASTPILKVLIVTALGSFLALDSIDILGQTTRKQVNNIVFFVFSPALVGNNLARTITLESIISMWFMPVNILITFIIGSALGWLLLIITKPPKHLKGLILGACAAGNMGNLPLIIIPAVCKEKGSPFGDPDVCHEYAMAYASLSLAIGAVYLWTYVYNLVRVFSDHPQDSDNNVVKETETMKEDLTETLLPSSSSTVNTKGTLKVILDKMKQHLGNFSRRVNLKALFAPSTNGAIVGFLVGTIAPMRRLLIGTTAPLRVIQDSASLIGDAAIPTMTLILGANLLKGLKGSSRVSLPIVLGIVAVRLVLLPLFGILIVKGALYVGLVHADPLYLFVLLLQFALPPAMNIGTITQLFGVGESECSVIMLWAYGLASVTLTLWSMFFMWLVA